In Hyla sarda isolate aHylSar1 chromosome 12, aHylSar1.hap1, whole genome shotgun sequence, a genomic segment contains:
- the LOC130296924 gene encoding olfactory receptor 6C3-like, translating into TMNQTRVTEFILLGYGNLHSFNIIFFILLLIIFLLTIIGNLLIIILVSTDAQLQSPMYFFLCHLSFSDLILSTSIVPNMFDAILLGRKIMTYAACVSQLYFYSGTIITECYLLSVMSYDRYLAICKPLRYSSIMDYKLRVGLSVWPWLVGLTVNLSGVLPVANLNFCHDNIINQFYCDVSPLQKLSCSDTSHIDIEMFLFSMPLFIFPCGFIIVTYVYIFLAIFKIPSTTGKQKTFSTCSSHLIVVGTFYGSLSIKYMIPSKGQSLLINKIVSLLHTVFTPLFNPIIYSLRNQDIKMALKKVSHQ; encoded by the coding sequence ACAATGAACCAAACAAGAGTCACAGAATTCATTCTACTCGGTTATGGAAACCTGCACAGCTTTAATATTATATTCTTTATTCTTTTATTGATCATCTTTCTTTTAACAATTATTGGTAACCTTCTTATCATCATCCTTGTTTCGACCGATGCACAGCTCCAGTCCCCCATGTATTTTTTCCTTTGTCATCTTTCCTTTTCTGACCTTATACTGTCCACCAGTATTGTACCCAACATGTTTGATGCTATTCTACTAGGAAGGAAAATAATGACTTATGCCGCATGTGTATCACAGTTATATTTCTACAGTGGTACAATTATTACGGAATGTTATCTACTCTCAGTGATGTCCTATGACCGATACCTGGCCATCTGTAAACCCCTAAGATACTCCAGTATCATGGACTATAAGTTACGTGTTGGTCTTTCAGTATGGCCATGGTTGGTGGGTCTTACTGTTAATCTTTCAGGAGTCCTGCCCGTTGCAAACCTAAATTTTTGCCATGACAATATCATTAACCAATTCTACTGTGACGTCTCTCCGCTCCAGAAGCTTTCTTGCTCAGACACTTCTCATATAGACATagaaatgtttcttttttctatgccactttttatttttccatgtgggTTTATCATTGTCACCTATGTGTATATCTTCCTCGCCATATTTAAGATACCATCCACAACTGGAAAACAGAAAACCTTCTCTACCTGCAGTTCTCACCTTATTGTTGTGGGGACATTTTATGGGTCACTAAGCATTAAATACATGATCCCATCTAAAGGACAGTCATTGCTTATTAATAAGATTGTATCCTTACTGCACACAGTCTTTACTCCACTGTTTAATCCTATTATATACAGTCTTAGAAACCAGGACATAAAGATGGCACTTAAAAAAGTTTCTCACCAATAA